One window from the genome of Elaeis guineensis isolate ETL-2024a chromosome 5, EG11, whole genome shotgun sequence encodes:
- the LOC105045782 gene encoding WRKY transcription factor 44 isoform X1 — MRDAEKIVVAKPVPSRPCSNLRSFSELLAGAMNASPATSFAEATVAIRPKTVRFKPTTNAALADVSSSDVISKSAACSLPDKASTTTSKAEHNSTILYKPVAKVVSRTTAALLANLGNFDASHQLTTATVLEQEKNQFQCLPTLNCHQDSSSHMEMDHIYEPSNSAPPATEQDARIQQPTTSGDRRSYDGYNWRKYGQKQVKGSEYPRSYYKCTHPNCPVKKKVERSFDGQIAEIVYKGEHNHPKPQPPKRLSLGSQGQTFVSEGRGRESGHRLWNGHLVEGNASEEQVDNDNETSFPDTSSFLGQTQFSHDPLLATSYNSVTKNPDTTGGPSGTSEVGDGTASLDNDKPNYKRRKTEDQVSGAGAVTEGVAEPHSATQTSIEADVSADGFHWRKYGQKVVKGNSYPRSYYRCTTPKCNARKYVERASDDSGSFVTTYEGKHNHEKPTRKTNLAVSHHDAGGLSKSRHN, encoded by the exons ATGCGAGATGCAGAGAAGATTGTTGTGGCTAAACCTGTGCCTTCTAGGCCTTGCTCCAATCTCAGGTCCTTCTCGGAGCTTCTTGCTGGTGCCATGAATGCTTCTCCTGCAACTTCGTTTGCCGAGGCCACGGTGGCCATCAGGCCAAAGACTGTGAGATTTAAACCCACAACAAATGCTGCCTTGGCTGATGTTTCATCCTCG GATGTCATATCTAAATCAGCAGCTTGTAGTTTACCTGATAAGGCATCAACTACAACTTCGAAAGCAGAGCATAATTCTACTATCTTATACAAACCTGTGGCAAAAGTTGTTTCAAGGACTACTGCTGCTCTCTTGGCAAATCTG GGAAACTTTGACGCCAGTCATCAACTTACAACTGCAACTGTTTTGGAGCAAGAAAAAAACCAATTCCAGTGCCTGCCTACTCTCAACTGTCATCAGGATTCATCTTCACACATGGAAATGGACCACATTTATGAGCCTTCAAATTCTGCGCCTCCGGCCACGGAACAAGATGCAAGAATTCAACAACCGACAACTAGTGGAGATCGACGTTCTTATGATGGGTATAACTGGAGAAAGTATGGGCAAAAGCAAGTGAAAGGAAGTGAATACCCACGAAGTTACTATAAATGTACACATCCAAATTGTCCTGTAAAGAAGAAGGTTGAGAGATCTTTTGATGGTCAGATAGCTGAAATTGTCTACAAGGGTGAACACAATCATCCTAAACCTCAGCCCCCCAAGCGGCTCTCATTGGGGTCACAAGGGCAAACTTTTGTTTCTGAAGGGCGTGGGAGGGAGAGTGGTCATCGCTTGTGGAACGGCCATCTTGTTGAGGGGAATGCATCTGAAGAACAAGTGGATAATGACAATGAAACAAGTTTTCCGGATACTTCCTCTTTTCTTGGGCAGACACAATTTTCTCATGATCCTCTTCTTGCAACATCATATAATAGTGTTACCAAGAATCCTGATACTACTGGTGGACCTAGTGGGACCTCTGAGGTTGGAGATGGAACAGCTAGTTTAGACAATGACAAGCCTAATTATAAGAGAAG GAAGACTGAGGATCAAGTTAGTGGAGCAGGTGCAGTAACAGAAGGTGTTGCAGAGCCTCATTCTGCAACACAGACTTCCATAGAAGCTGATGTCTCAGCGGATGGCTTTCATTGGCGAAAATATGGACAGAAGGTTGTGAAGGGAAATTCATATCCAAG AAGTTACTACAGATGCACCACTCCCAAATGTAACGCGCGTAAGTATGTTGAGAGGGCATCGGATGATTCGGGATCTTTTGTTACAACATATGAGGGAAAACACAATCATGAGAAGCCAACTAGAAAGACAAATCTAGCTGTTTCTCACCATGATGCAGGAGGCCTTAGCAAATCCAGGCATAATTAG
- the LOC105045782 gene encoding WRKY transcription factor 44 isoform X2: MRDAEKIVVAKPVPSRPCSNLRSFSELLAGAMNASPATSFAEATVAIRPKTVRFKPTTNAALADVSSSDVISKSAACSLPDKASTTTSKAEHNSTILYKPVAKVVSRTTAALLANLGNFDASHQLTTATVLEQEKNQFQCLPTLNCHQDSSSHMEMDHIYEPSNSAPPATEQDARIQQPTTSGDRRSYDGYNWRKYGQKQVKGSEYPRSYYKCTHPNCPVKKKVERSFDGQIAEIVYKGEHNHPKPQPPKRLSLGSQGQTFVSEGRGRESGHRLWNGHLVEGNASEEQVDNDNETSFPDTSSFLGQTQFSHDPLLATSYNSVTKNPDTTGGPSGTSEVGDGTASLDNDKPNYKRRKTEDQVSGAGSATQTSIEADVSADGFHWRKYGQKVVKGNSYPRSYYRCTTPKCNARKYVERASDDSGSFVTTYEGKHNHEKPTRKTNLAVSHHDAGGLSKSRHN; the protein is encoded by the exons ATGCGAGATGCAGAGAAGATTGTTGTGGCTAAACCTGTGCCTTCTAGGCCTTGCTCCAATCTCAGGTCCTTCTCGGAGCTTCTTGCTGGTGCCATGAATGCTTCTCCTGCAACTTCGTTTGCCGAGGCCACGGTGGCCATCAGGCCAAAGACTGTGAGATTTAAACCCACAACAAATGCTGCCTTGGCTGATGTTTCATCCTCG GATGTCATATCTAAATCAGCAGCTTGTAGTTTACCTGATAAGGCATCAACTACAACTTCGAAAGCAGAGCATAATTCTACTATCTTATACAAACCTGTGGCAAAAGTTGTTTCAAGGACTACTGCTGCTCTCTTGGCAAATCTG GGAAACTTTGACGCCAGTCATCAACTTACAACTGCAACTGTTTTGGAGCAAGAAAAAAACCAATTCCAGTGCCTGCCTACTCTCAACTGTCATCAGGATTCATCTTCACACATGGAAATGGACCACATTTATGAGCCTTCAAATTCTGCGCCTCCGGCCACGGAACAAGATGCAAGAATTCAACAACCGACAACTAGTGGAGATCGACGTTCTTATGATGGGTATAACTGGAGAAAGTATGGGCAAAAGCAAGTGAAAGGAAGTGAATACCCACGAAGTTACTATAAATGTACACATCCAAATTGTCCTGTAAAGAAGAAGGTTGAGAGATCTTTTGATGGTCAGATAGCTGAAATTGTCTACAAGGGTGAACACAATCATCCTAAACCTCAGCCCCCCAAGCGGCTCTCATTGGGGTCACAAGGGCAAACTTTTGTTTCTGAAGGGCGTGGGAGGGAGAGTGGTCATCGCTTGTGGAACGGCCATCTTGTTGAGGGGAATGCATCTGAAGAACAAGTGGATAATGACAATGAAACAAGTTTTCCGGATACTTCCTCTTTTCTTGGGCAGACACAATTTTCTCATGATCCTCTTCTTGCAACATCATATAATAGTGTTACCAAGAATCCTGATACTACTGGTGGACCTAGTGGGACCTCTGAGGTTGGAGATGGAACAGCTAGTTTAGACAATGACAAGCCTAATTATAAGAGAAG GAAGACTGAGGATCAAGTTAGTGGAGCAGG TTCTGCAACACAGACTTCCATAGAAGCTGATGTCTCAGCGGATGGCTTTCATTGGCGAAAATATGGACAGAAGGTTGTGAAGGGAAATTCATATCCAAG AAGTTACTACAGATGCACCACTCCCAAATGTAACGCGCGTAAGTATGTTGAGAGGGCATCGGATGATTCGGGATCTTTTGTTACAACATATGAGGGAAAACACAATCATGAGAAGCCAACTAGAAAGACAAATCTAGCTGTTTCTCACCATGATGCAGGAGGCCTTAGCAAATCCAGGCATAATTAG